In Larimichthys crocea isolate SSNF chromosome XI, L_crocea_2.0, whole genome shotgun sequence, the sequence GCtctaaatatttgactttttaaagtAGTATATTTGAATGCATTAAAGACTGTTaataaaaacccttttaacaaaCTTATTTATTACCTTTTAATCATGCTTGTCGTGTCTTAATGAACTAAATTAACTTGTATAACataaaaattatataaacaAGTGTATAAAACCCAAAATATTGTGTCACTGTTGTGCTATCATAGAAAATCTTAACtgaactgtgaaaaaaatgagGTTGATGACAGATTTATGTGTTATTTgacttctctttatttttaatacttgaAAGTACATTTAACAGCTAACTTGCACTTCTCTGTCTGTACCTGACAGACACTCCCAGTGTCACCTTTATAAAGTAGTTTGTCCGTCTACCTGTCGTGCTGGTTTAGCTCAGTGGTTACTTCGAACAAATTCTACCTGTATAGATACTGCTCTCTATCCCTCCCCGGGATTGAACCACGGGCGCTGTCCAGTGcttttgtcttctctctttttccaaacatgaaaacacatttacagtccTGTGAAGTAGTTTGCCCACAATAGATTTGCTTAAATCTCTTTAATTTAGCGGATCTTTCCTTCTCGGTTATCAACCCTCGTGTACAGTCCAGTGTTTTTCTACTACCTGTGCTGACCTATTGGAGGCCACTACAACAACAGAGTATAGTCTGATGCAGTGAGCTGTAGACTAGAGTATGAGGACCGAGCATCTGTATAATCTCCTCCAATCACGTTGCCCCATTTCCATCTTTCTCCGTCTCTGccgtcagccaatcacagtggtCCTTCTCCAAAATTGCTGGGACGGACCAATCGCGGCCCACCATTTCCATCTTTGCCGTCAGCCAATCACGATGGCTCTTCTCCAAAATTCAGGCCGCCAGACTTCAGGTGTGTTTCCCCTACGAAAGGTAAATATATTGCTGATATCATTGTATTCCGTCTACTATCTAGCTTGGTTTGCGTTAATTATGCATcatagagaaaaataaaaacgatATCAGAAATGACTGCAGCAAAAGGAAACACACTTGTTATAATGTTGCATTAAGTAACAAAAGGCAAAATGATCtacatatatctatattaatatatatatatatgatatatatatattatatatatatatatatatattatataatatataatgtcgTTATTTTTATCGTATCTTCCGTTAGTATCAATACAGTATTaagaataaatgtaatatacatTTGCAGGTGAAACTTGCGTTAGGCTAGGCCATCTTGTGGCACTTGTACGTTACTACAAAATACTGTTTATTACCAACTTCCTTTTTTAAGTACGACTGGATAAAAGAGCTTTATGTTTTCTATTGTGTGTCCACCAAAGTGCATATTCCTATATCCAGTTTTTACCATAGTTACTTTAAACTCCTGCACACAGAAAAGCTAATAGGTAAAACTACATTTCACTTTTATCTGAAGTTTTGAAACACATTGTGTGTACCGTAGTTCAGCTGTCCTACAGGTCCATTATAGTCAATTCAGGTGGGTGATTGGACTCCAGCCCCTTcgatagctcagttggtagagcggaGGACTGTAGAGTTCAAACATGAGACATCCTTAGGTCGCTGGTTCAAATCCGGCTCGAAGGAGGAAACTTTTCTGTTCATCTCtaatacaaataaacatgcaCTTTACCAAATGTTTAGGCTTTATCTCAGTATTAGTGTGATTTTAACGCGATAATACGCCACAAAGACGGCGTGAACTTAACGTAGCATAGCAGCGCCAGCGTCACTTCTCTGTCTGTACCTGACAGACACTCCCAGTGTCACCTTTATAAAGTAGTTTTTCCATCTACCTGTCGCGCTGGTCTAGCTCAGTGGTTACTTCGAACAAATTCTATCCTGTATAGATACTGCTCCCCATCCCTCCCCGGGATCGAACCACGGGCGCTGTCCAGTGcttttgtcttctctctttttccaaacatgaaaacacatttacgATCCTGTGAAGTAGTTTGCCCACAACAGATCTGCTTAAATCTCTTTAATTTCGCGGATCTTTGCCCTTCGGGTATCAACCTTCGTTTACGGTCACTTTATAGCGCGATGCCGTGCATTATAGGGTACGACGGGGGATTAGCTCAAATGGTAGAGCGCTCGCTTAGCATGCGAGAGGTAGCGGGATCGATGCCCGCATCCTCCAATGAATCTTTTGAGAAACGTATCAATTTTTTTCCGCTCACCTGACATGGTTTGTCCTTAACAAGACGCCATCACGCCCATAACATAGCTTCTAGTCAACGGTAAGTGTTGGGAgaatattaacaataaaatgCTCCTTTAAGAGACAGCGTAGTTAGTTTGTCTGGAGTTTGTGTAAATTTAAGACGTTTGTCTCGTATTTTATTCCTGTAACCAGTTTCgtgaatgattaaaataactCAAATCCAGGCGCCAACAACCATTGGGAAACCATAAACTACGagtatgtttttacatttgagcTAATCCCCCATGATACCTTCGCTTTTCTGACGTGTTTATATAAACATACTCATAGTTCATGGTTTCTCAATGGCCTGGACATAAAAACCTACGCTGTCTCTTAACGgagcattttattattaatgttctCCCAACACTTACCCGTTGACTAGAGGCTATAATATTGGCGTGATGGCGTCTTGTTAAGTACAAACGATGTTAGGTGAGCGAAAaaattacagttatttacaattacaattaattgTATTGGAGGATGCGGGCATCGATCGAGCCCTTCTCCGCCAAAGTAAGCTCACATCAGCCAATCACGTTCGTCCTGTGGGCTTActtttgaccaatcacgttccTCCCTGTGGGCTTActtttgaccaatcacgttccTCCCTGTGGGCTTActtttgaccaatcacgttccTCCCGCTTATATTTCGGCCCGCCGCTCTCGCGATCATTTTCCCTCTGACAGTCCGTCTGTGCTTTGGTAAGTAATGTGTTACTCTGTATTTGAACGTATGTACATGtccatatatttacatatagcTGGCTTTAATGCCACCACAAGACATTTCATGTGGTGTATACCAATAAACTTAATATGTACAATTAACGATGATGCGCTAGCAACACCATCGCATGGCCGCATCTACTCACATGTTCAGGTCCAATTTCctaactttaaaacacaaaatatatatttaaatgttcagcGAGAGCTCGAGATGCTAAAAGTGAAGCCGGTTCAAATGATTGGAAATATGTTTTGGCCAGAAATCGAGGTTTTCAAGCGTTTTTCCCTCTCAGcggtgtcaaatgtcacagcagcGGCTGTGGTtgattgctctgctctgattggtcggctCCACCTGgcctcactcactcacagacgtcttttaaaataagagtcccttcaaaataaaagatgtataagggcgacagggccagagtcaagcacactcaaaatttctttaggaTTTTTTTCTAGTTGCTAATCTTGTTTGCAAAAATTACTGCAATGTCACATTTTCAGGGTTGTGCGGAATGATATACAGTTTTGTACTGACCAGTTTTATAGTCCCGTATACAGATGTAACTTCTGCTGCACGTCCAGCAGGATTCTGAAGTGGCGCATGAAGTCCACTGTGAAATCTCTGCTGGTGCGTGGGACAAATCTGTCTCCTTCAGAGCTGGTGAAAAAGTTGATGTCACCAGTTAAACTCTGTGAGTAGGAGTGTGAATTTTGAATTTCCCCTACAGCAGTCCTACATGTTTAGCTTGTACCGTTTTAACAGATTATACAAACTCGTCCACTTTTTCCAGCTTCAGTACTGCAGCTCACCTCAAACCCACCTTTAAAAACCCAGCAGCTTTTCCCTTCTGGTAAGTATGCCCCATCTTGCAGacatttgtctctctgtgttgttaaCAGTAGGCCTAATACTTTTAACGTTTCCTCTCCAGACTGTGCTGAGATTGATGAGGAAATGTTTATCTGCTGCAGCTCAATGTGAGTGTTACGGACCTCAAGGGCTCGCAAGGCCCGAAACATATTGGGGAAAAAAACCAAGACAAAAGTTGCCACTGAAACAATAATTTTTATtagttcaaaaacaaacaattccCCAGAAAAGcaaccaaacaaaacagttggaggttcctggccaaaacaaatgagaacactgagccagccaaCGGCCGTCGCACCCAGTATCCACCCCAAAACTAAACCTGCCTAAAACCCACTACATAAATGAAAAGACCGAAAACAGGACTACTAGAGAACCTccaaatctaaaataataaaaccaaacagCTCAACGGACTCCTGAcatatgagagagagacagacagacactgacctGAGGATTATTTTTGTGGAACATTTCtatgttttaaacttgttttttttatttaccaatACAGCATAAAACCACATCAACCAGGATGCAAACCTTAAAGATGTACAAAGATGCTCCTCTCATTCACACTTTAGCTCCCTGTGAACTGCtgttactgtgtctgtgtgcatgtttcataTCAGTGGACATTATTAATACCGATGAATTCACTTTGCATAATTTTCCATGTGCTTACACTGGGTTCTTTGCTTCTTAATATACACTACATTAATCTTAACATTGTATGTTACGACCAGATATTGGGGTATGGAAGTAGTAACAAAACCAGATGTTGTGGTTAATAAACAagaattttattaaattaaagttcaaattgttttaatgAAAGGTGAGGCCaaagggaacaaagggcgagcgagtgctgtttaaaagaacaaacaaatataacaaaaagaactctaaacagagcctatttTATCTAAgtagaaaaccaaaacgagaaacaAAACCCTCACTATCTAAAtctaataacaaaacacatcaaaaacagcacccctaaacTAGTGACTCTAACAGAAATAGTCTCACGTATAATCAGTGGAtatctaaactaatccctgcccagtcccagaagAAATCCTCACCAATCAAGCCGCCGTGATGCTTGggcggctgcagtttaaatgcctGGGCCAGGGCAATTGCCCAGTGGATTGGTCGGCCGGGAGAGGATGCGGGGATGTCGTGCCAATCCCAATCCTCTCGGCTTCCAGGCTCTGGCGCCATGGGGACCACACCTTTTCAGCAGGGACCCAATCTATTTCCAGCAACCGCACACCTGAATTTACATAGGGGAAACACTACACACACGCACCGGGGCAAAACAGCGGCAGCCGTAACATTGTAGTATTTTTTGACATTAATATTAAACATTGTATTTTAACTAGTATTATGAACATTGTAGTATTTACTTGGTTTCTTTCTGTAGTAGTTCTGCACTGTGGCAGTTTGTGAGTTGCTTTTACTATCAAAACCTACATTCAACCTAATTCTGTTTTGCTGCCTGTTTGCTTAATTTTTCCTTCATCAGCTCCACGGTGCCTTGTCAGGCCTGTGCTGAtcctccaccagcagctctcCTTCACCAACCGCCAGCTGAGATACCCAGTCACTGGAAGGATCAGCTTCCACCTTACCAGCAGGAGTGGATACGGCACACACTGTTCAAGGCGACCCCACGTACTGGCAAGCCAGAGCTAGTGTCACAGCTGAAGCTTTGGTGGTATCCAGCTCTCATCCACACGCAGCCCCCCGCCTCGCCTGACCACTTCTTCTGTCGGCCGTTGTTTTTGTGGATGCCCCAGAAGATGTGGCTGTTTCCTCTGGTCTGTGTTCATCCAGCCTGTGGCAAGCACAGACTAACAGCTGCAGGAATGTACAGAACAGTGCGGAAGGTGCTGGACATTGATGGGTGGTATGACCTTGCCACTGAGTACCTGGAGTGCAAACGCTGCTCCAAAAAGTATCCTGCTTGGTCTGAAGACATCTTAGGCCAGCTGGATATGGGCCACCGCAGCAAGTTTCCAGCGTTGTTCACTTACAGGTAATTCATAATTAATGTCAACCATTATTAGGTGcgtttatttctttttgacatTACACTTCTTCCTTTCATTAGATACTCGTGTGGCATCCGTGTGCTGAGGATGATGAAGGAGAGGACAATGGGCAACAGCGTGACCCAGCTGTACAAAAAGCTGCAGGAATAACACAGCGAGGCATGGATGGAGCATGTCCTGCAGTACCTAACAGCTTGCGAACCAATCACAAGGTCCACTGTTGTCCGCCCCTCAGTCTTTGCAGATTTAAATATTGTACTTACATTTCATATTAAGTAACAGTTTTTAACTCCTTATCTTTTCTGAATAGGTCACGAAGAAACttgctggtgctgctgcaggTACAGCTGCCTGGTGCACCAATGTCGGAAACGAGTACAGTCAAGTCCTTGTCTCGGTTCTGACAGCTGGTAAGGGACAAGCACTTGACACCATGGCAGCTGGCCTGGTGAAGCGGTACAGGGAGGCAGGTGAGGTGTCACCACTGAGGCATCTTCATGGCACGCCTGTCCACGTGCATTTTCGAGTGGGATCCAGAAGACGTTGCTGCTCTTCGCCATGCCAAGGAAGGTGAGCTGGCAGCAAGAAATGTTGGCCACATATCGGAGGAGGTGGTGGACACTCACATCACCCGGAGGGAGTTGGCGCTGCACTGCAGGAGGAGGACCAGAGGGGTGGAGGAGACCAACAGACTGATCAGTCTGTTTGACAGTGTAAGTGGGAAGGACACTGTGGGCGTTCCTCTGCTGGACCATGAACGGATCCAGCAGATATGGAAGGAACAGCAGAAACACCTTGGTTGTATCCAAGACCCAGAAGACTTCCAGCTCTACATTAAGACGGGCACCTTGAAGAAGGGCGGCGTGGAGCTGTGCTGCTACAGGTGTGCCCGTGGCTCTACCTCCCTGGAGTCCTTTCACCTCCACCTGAACAGATTAATTCCAGGTATTGCATACATATAATACCTAATATGCACATACTAGTTTTATACCTCTTTTTCTCAATATGCCTGGCTTTATTTTATAGATACTTCATATCATATGTATTGAATGTCTTTTACAAATGTGACATgcctctttgtgtctttcacCTTCAGGAACCAGCGCCAGTGATGTGCATTTCCAGGCGTATCTTCTGGAAGGGCTGATGCGCTGGAATGATGACCGGATGGAGAACGCCGTAAAGGGAACACCTTCCATCCGCTCCTATGGCAGTGCTCTGAGCGAGGCGGTGGACCAGCTCAGCCAAAAGGTGCTAGGGAGATGCTGGGATGAGTGTTATCGCACCCCTGGAGCGTACATGGGTGAAAAAAATTCTTTAATAACACTACATTGCATTTATCAATGTAACCTTTAATATATtggatgaaatattaaatatactttacttttttcctAGGTGAATTGCTGGGAATGGAGTACTTGTACAGCCAGACTGGCAAGGAACTGACTCCAGTGCTCCAGAGcccagaagaggaggacaggctGGTGGAGGAAGTCAATGATTAGGACTTCCAAGATGAGGGCTTTGTCGAAGAGAGCATGGAGGACATCACAGTTCCTGTGCTGTATGAGGACGACCCCTCCCGTGCTCTGCAGAGCAGGCCCTCATCATTAACAAGTCCTCAGGCCTCGCCTCCTCCGCCATCTCCACCTCAGGCCTCGCCTCCTCCGCTGTCTCCACCtcagccttcttcttctccaccttcttcacctccaccctctctcctcAGGCCCCTGCATCACTTGCTGATGTGCCATCCAGCAGTATGTCTGACGAGGCTCAGGTAAGACACTTCAA encodes:
- the LOC109141445 gene encoding uncharacterized protein LOC109141445, which translates into the protein MARLSTCIFEWDPEDVAALRHAKEGELAARNVGHISEEVVDTHITRRELALHCRRRTRGVEETNRLISLFDSVSGKDTVGVPLLDHERIQQIWKEQQKHLGCIQDPEDFQLYIKTGTLKKGGVELCCYRCARGSTSLESFHLHLNRLIPGTSASDVHFQAYLLEGLMRWNDDRMENAVKGTPSIRSYGSALSEAVDQLSQKVLGRCWDECYRTPGAYMGELLGMEYLYSQTGKELTPVLQSPEEEDRLVEEVND